TCGTTCGTGAAAGAATGTCCATTCAGGATACAAATACGATCACACCTCAACAACTGATCAACATCCGTCCTGTTATTGCTTCTATTAAAGAGTTCTTTGGAAGCTCTCAATTGTCTCAATTCATGGATCAGACAAATCCTCTTGCAGAGTTAACGCACAAACGTCGTCTTTCTGCTTTAGGACCTGGTGGTTTAACACGTGAACGTGCCGGTTTCGAAGTACGTGACGTCCATTATTCCCACTATGGCCGTATGTGTCCGATTGAAACACCTGAGGGTCCTAACATCGGACTGATCAACTCACTTTCTTCATTTGCGAAAGTGAATAAATTCGGCTTTATCGAAACGCCGTATCGTCGTGTCGATCCTGAAACAGGAAAGGTGACCGATCGCATCGATTACCTGACAGCAGACGAAGAAGACAACTATGTAGTGGCTCAGGCCAACGCCCGTCTTGGAGAAGATGGTGCTTTCCTTGATGAGGAAGTCATCGCCCGTTTCCGTGGTGAGAACACAGTCATCAAGCGTGAACGCCTGGACTACATGGATGTATCTCCTAAGCAGGTCGTTTCAGCTGCGACAGCTTGTATCCCATTCTTAGAGAACGATGACTCCAACCGTGCTCTTATGGGAGCGAACATGCAACGTCAAGCAGTACCGTTGATGAATCCTGAATCACCGATCGTCGGAACAGGTATGGAACACGTATCTGCGAAAGACTCCGGTGCCGCTGTGATTTGTAAACATGAAGGTATTGTGGAAAAAGTTGAAGCGAAACAGGTTTGGGTACGTCGTGTGAAAGAAATCGACGGTCAGGAAGTGAAAGGTGACCTCGATAAATACCGTATGCAAAAATTCATCCGTTCTAATCAGGGTACATGCTACAACCAGCGTCCGATCGTAAGTGAAGGCGACCGTGTAGTCAAAGGTGAAATCCTTGCCGATGGTCCTTCCATGGAAAAAGGAGAACTCGCCCTTGGACGAAACGTTATGGTTGGATTCATGACCTGGGACGGTTACAACTATGAAGATGCGATCATCATGAGTGAGCGTCTTGTAAAAGACGATGTATATACTTCTATTCATATTGAAGAATATGAGTCCGAATCTCGTGATACGAAATTAGGACCGGAAGAAATCACACGTGATATTCCTAACGTTGGTGAAGATGCACTTCGCAATCTTGACGAACGTGGAATCATCCGCATCGGTGCTGAAGTGAAAGACGGCGATTTACTTGTAGGTAAAGTAACGCCGAAAGGTGTAACAGAGCTGACTGCTGAAGAGCGTCTATTGCACGCGATCTTCGGTGAGAAAGCCCGTGAAGTGAGAGACACTTCCCTTCGTGTACCACACGGTGGCGGAGGAATCATCCTTGATGTCAAAGTCTTCAACCGTGAAGACGGCGATGAACTACCACCGGGCGTCAACCAGCTGGTACGTGTATACATCGTTCAGAAACGTAAGATTTCTGAAGGTGATAAAATGGCCGGCCGTCACGGTAACAAGGGTGTTATTTCAAGAATCCTGCCTGAAGAAGACATGCCGTTCTTACCGGATGGCACACCGATCGATATCATGTTGAACCCACTAGGGGTACCATCACGTATGAATATCGGACAGGTGCTTGAGCTTCACTTGGGTATGGCTGCCAGATACCTCGGAATCCATGTTGCTTCACCAGTATTTGATGGAGCGCGTGAGGAAGATGTATGGGCAACAATTGAAGAAGCAGGAATGGCACGCGATGCCAAGACTGTTCTTTACGATGGTAGAACCGGTGAACCGTTTGATAACCGTGTGTCTGTTGGTATCATGTATATGATCAAACTTGCCCACATGGTTGATGACAAGCTTCACGCACGTTCAACTGGTCCTTACTCACTTGTTACGCAACAGCCATTGGGTGGTAAAGCTCAATTCGGTGGACAGCGTTTCGGTGAGATGGAGGTATGGGCACTTGAAGCATATGGTGCTGCTTACACTCTACAAGAAATTCTAACGGTTAAGTCGGATGATGTTGTGGGTCGTGTGAAAACATACGAAGCCATTGTCAAAGGTGAAAACGTTCCTGAACCTGGTGTTCCAGAATCATTCAAGGTTCTGATCAAAGAACTTCAAAGTTTAGGTATGGATGTGAAGATCCTTTCAAGTACCGAAGAGGAAATCGAAATGCGGGACTTGGAAGATGAAGAAGAAGTACAACAAGCTGACACGCTAAATATCTCTGAATCTAATGCAAAAGAATCCGAGACAGTAGGGTCAAAAGAATAAATTTAGAGCAATTAGGGTTAGAGCCTGTAGATTAAAAGGGAGGTAGGCCCCTTGCTAGATGTAAATAATTTTGAGTATATGAAAATTGGTTTAGCTTCCCCCGATAAGATCCGTTCGTGGTCTTTCGGGGAGGTTAAAAAACCCGAAACGATTAACTATCGTACGTTAAAACCAGAAAAGGATGGTCTTTTCTGTGAACGTATCTTCGGTCCTACTAAGGACTGGGAATGTCACTGTGGTAAATACAAGCGTGTCCGTTATAAAGGCGTCGTTTGTGACCGCTGTGGTGTCGAAGTAACAAAGGCTAAAGTCCGCCGTGAGCGTATGGGTCACATCGAACTTGCAGCCCCTGTATCCCACATCTGGTACTTCAAAGGAATCCCAAGCCGTATGGGTCTTGTATTAGACATGTCCCCTCGTGCATTGGAAGAAGTCATTTACTTCGCATCCTATGTTGTAACAGAACCAGGTGACACGGCTCTTGAAAGAAAGCAATTGCTTTCAGAAAAAGAATACCGTGCTTACCGTGAAAAATACGGCGTGAAATTCCAGGCTGCAATGGGAGCAGAAGCGATCAAAAAGCTGCTGCAGGACATTGATTTGGACAAGGAAGCCGATTTCTTGAAAGAAGAACTGAAAACGGCACAAGGTCAACGCCGTACTCGCGCGATCAAGCGTTTGGAAGTGGTGGAATCTTTCAGAAACTCAGGAAATGATCCGGACTGGATGATTCTTGATGTTCTTCCTGTCATTCCTCCAGAGCTTCGCCCGATGGTTCAACTTGACGGTGGACGCTTTGCGACTTCTGACTTGAATGACCTTTATCGTCGTGTAATCAACCGTAACAATCGTCTGAAGCGTCTATTGGATCTTGGTGCTCCTAGCATCATCGTTCAAAATGAGAAGCGTATGCTTCAAGAAGCCGTGGATGCTCTGATTGATAACGGCCGTCGCGGCCGTCCGGTTACAGGTCCTGGTAACCGTCCGTTAAAATCCCTTTCTCATATGCTTAAAGGGAAGCAGGGACGTTTCCGTCAAAACCTTCTTGGTAAACGTGTAGATTACTCAGGCCGTTCTGTTATCGTTGTTGGTCCGAATCTTAAGATGTACCAATGTGGTCTTCCTAAAGAAATGGCACTTGAATTATTCAAACCATTTGTGATGAAAGAGCTCGTTGAAAAAGGTCTGGCACACAACATCAAGAGTGCGAAGCGTAAAATCGAACGCGTACAGCCGGAAGTATGGGATGTATTAGAAGGCGTAATCAAAGAACATCCGGTTCTTTTAAACCGTGCACCTACTCTTCACAGACTTGGTATTCAAGCATTTGAACCGACTCTTGTCGAAGGTAGAGCGATCCGTCTGCATCCACTTGTATGTACTGCATACAATGCCGATTTCGATGGTGACCAAATGGCGGTCCACGTACCTCTATCTTCTGAAGCACAAGCTGAAGCACGTATGCTTATGCTTGCTGCACAGAACATCCTGAATCCGAAAGACGGTAAACCAGTTGTTACACCATCCCAGGATATGGTATTGGGTAACTACTACCTGACACTTGAGCGTGAAAATGCTGTTGGTGAAGGTATGGTATTTACGGATGCAAACGAAGTCATCCTTGCATATCAAAACGGATATGTGCATCTCCACACCCGTATCGCAATCCATGCCAGCACGATTAACAACAAGACGTTCACTGAAAAACAAAACAAACAATTGCTATTAACGACGGTTGGTAAAGTGCTCTTCAATGAAATCTTGCCAGAAACATTCCCGTTCATCAATGAACCGACAAGTACGAACTTGGAAGTTGCGACTCCTGAGAAGTATTTCGTTGATCCGGCGACGGACGTGAAAGAAGTTTTCCAAAACCGTGAGTTGATCAATCCGTTCAAAAAAGGATTCTTAGGTAACATCATCGCTGAAGTATTCAAGAAGTTCGCAATCACTGAAACTTCCCGCATGCTTGATAAGATGAAAGACTTAGGATTCAAATACTCGACTAAAGCAGGTATTACAGTAGGTATCGCAGATATCGTTGTATTAGCTGAAAAAGAAGAGATCTTAATCGAAGCACAAGGTAAAGTGGACAACGTATTAAAGCAATTTAAACGTGGTCTGATCACTGAAGATGAGAGATACGACCGTGTCATCTCAATCTGGAGTGCTGCGAAAGATACAATCCAAGGTAAATTAATGGCGACACTGGATAAACGCAATCCGATCTTCATGATGAGTGACTCAGGTGCCCGTGGTAACGCGTCCAACTTCACTCAGCTTGCCGGTATGCGTGGACTGATGGCCAATCCGGCCGGTCGTATCATTGAGTTACCGATCAAATCAAGTTTCCGTGAAGGTCTGACGGTACTTGAATACTTCATCTCTACACACGGTGCCCGTAAAGGTCTTGCCGATACAGCACTGAAAACGGCTGACTCAGGTTACCTGACACGCCGACTTGTAGATGTGGCACAAGACGTCATCGTCCGTGAAGAAGACTGTGGAACAGACAGAGGCCTGCTTGTAGGCTCTATTAAAGAAGGCACCGAGATCATCGAACCTCTTGAAGAACGTCTGCTTGGCCGTTATTCACGTAAAACGTTGCGTCACCCTGAAACAGATGAAATCATCATTACAGAAAATCAGCTGATCACAGAAGACTTGGCGAAGACGATCATCGATGCTGGTGTTGAACATGTTTCCATCCGTTCTGCATTCACTTGTAACACCCGTCACGGTGTATGTGAAAAATGTTACGGTACGAACTTGGCAACAGGTCAGAAAGTTGAAGTCGGGGAAGCTGTCGGAATCATCGCTGCACAATCCATCGGGGAGCCTGGTACACAGTTAACGATGCGTACGTTCCATACCGGTGGGGTAGCAGGAGACGATATCACGCAAGGTCTACCACGTATCCAGGAGATCTTCGAAGCGCGTAATCCGAAAGGTCAAGCTGTCATTTCTGAAATCGATGGTGTCATTACATCCATCAGTGAAGGAAAAGATCGTCAGTATGAAATTACCGTTCAAGGTGATGTGGAAACGAGAAGTTACACAGCTCCTTACACAGCACGTTTGAAATTTGCTGTGAACGATAAGGTTATCCGCGGTCAGGAAATCACTGAAGGTTCAATCGATCCTAAAGAACTCCTTAAAGTCCGTGATGTATCAGCCGTTCAAGAATACCTGCTGCGCGAAGTACAAAAAGTATACCGCATGCAAGGGGTTGAAATCGGCGATAAGCACGTTGAAGTAATGGTTCGTCAAATGATGCGTAAAGTTCGTGTTATTGATGCAGGTGAATCTGAGGTACTTCCGGGTACGCTTATGGACATCCATCAGTTCCGTGATGCGAATGAAAAAGCATTGTTCAGCGGCAAGCTTCCAGCAACAGGACGTCCTGTACTGCTTGGAATCACTAAAGCTTCACTTGAAACGGATTCCTTCTTGTCAGCAGCATCATTCCAGGAAACAACTCGTGTGTTAACGGACGCTGCAATCAAAGGAAAACGTGATGAGCTTCTAGGATTGAAAGAAAATGTTATCATTGGTAAGCTGGTTCCTGCCGGTACTGGTATGCAACGTTACCGTAAAGCAGAGCCTGTTCTTGCAGAAGATACTAGTGAAGAAACAGTAACAGTAGAGTAATCTATTTAGGCTAACTCTTAGGCTCGTTTGATTGCTCAAACATTGGCGCTAAGAGTTAGCTTTTATAAATCTTTTTAAATCTATGTTGACATAGAGATTTTAAGATGATAATATATTCAAGGTTGCTCCTATTAATAACCTGTTACTTTGGAGGATATGATATGTCTTATGAAAAAGTAGCGCAGGCTAAAGAAATTATTGTAGGAACAAAGCAAGCAGTGAAAGCTCTTAAAACAGGTCATGTACTAGAAGTTGTAATAGCGGAAGATGCTGATCCCAAAGTTACGACAAAGGTAGTTCAGGCCGCGATCGATTTTCATGTGCCGGTTAACAAAGTGGATTCAATGAAGAAGCTTGGTAAATCGTGCGGAATAGATGTTGGAGCAGCAGCTGTTGCGATTATACAGTAAAATAGTTTTTGTAGAAACGATCTACAAAAACTTTACTTTTACCCAAAAAAGAACCACCTGGATGTGTGGGCTTACCAAATAAGAAGGGAGGAAAACAAAATGCCAACTATTAACCAATTAGTTCGCAAGCCTCGTCAGTCTAAATCAACAAAGTCTAAGTCACCAGCTCTTAACAAAGGTTATAACAGCTTTAAGAAGGTGCACACTAACTTGTCTTCTCCACAAAAGCGTGGGGTATGTACTCGTGTTGGTACAATGACTCCAAAGAAACCGAACTCGGCTTTACGTAAATATGCTCGTGTTCGTTTGACTAATGGAATCGAGGTTACTGCTTACATTCCTGGTATCGGGCACAACCTTCAAGAGCACAGTGTTGTTCTTATCCGTGGAGGACGTGTAAAGGATTTACCAGGGGTACGTTATCATATCGTACGTGGTGCGCTTGATACAGCTGGAGTTGACGGCCGTATGCAAGGACGTTCTAAATACGGAACTAAGCGCCCTAAAGCTAAAAAATAATAAAAATACTATAAATTCATTTCTCGTTGAAAGGAGGAAATCACATGCCACGTAAAGGTCCTGTAGCAAAAAGAGACGTTTTACCTGATCCAATGTACAATTCTAAATTAGTTACTCGTTTAATCAACAAAATCATGATTGACGGTAAAAGAGGTAAAGCTCAAAAGAAATTATACGCAGCGTTTGATATCATTAGCGAGCGTTCAGGTAAAGATACAATGGAAGTATTCGATGCAGCTTTAAAAAATATCATGCCGGTATTAGAAGTAAAAGCTCGTCGTGTAGGTGGTTCAAACTATCAAGTACCTGTAGAGGTGCGTCCAGAGCGTCGTACAACATTAGGTCTTCGTTGGTTAGTAAACTACTCTCGTCTTCGCGGTGAGAAGACTATGGAAGAGCGTTTAGCTAACGAAATCCTTGATGCAGCTAACAACACTGGAGCTTCTGTTAAGAAGCGTGAAGATACACACAAGATGGCTGAAGCGAACAAAGCGTTTGCTCACTATCGTTGGTAATCTGACCTTAATCAAACAAATCATTCTTATATAAGGAAGGAGAAAGACCGCATGCCTAGAGAGTTCTCCTTAGAAAACACTCGTAATATCGGTATCATGGCTCACATCGATGCCGGTAAAACAACTGCAACTGAGCGTATCCTATTTTACACTGGACGTATCCATAAAATTGGAGAAACTCACGAAGGTGCTTCTCAAATGGACTGGATGGAGCAAGAGCAAGAGCGTGGAATCACGATCACTTCTGCTGCAACTACAGCCCAATGGAAAGGCCATCGTATCAACATCATCGATACACCAGGACACGTAGACTTCACTGTTGAAGTTGAGCGTTCCCTGCGTGTACTTGATGGAGCAGTAGCAGTTCTTGATGCTCAATCTGGTGTTGAGCCTCAGACTGAAACAGTTTGGCGCCAAGCAACAACTTACGGGGTTCCTCGTGTTGTGTTCGTTAACAAAATGGACAAAATCGGTGCTGACTTCCTTTACTCTGTTGGTACACTTCATGAGCGTCTACAAGCGAATGCACATCCAATTCAGCTTCCTATCGGTGCTGAGGATGACTTCGAAGGTATCATCGACCTAGTAGAAATGAAAGCTTACTTCTACGAAGATGACCTTGGAACACGCGCTGAAGCTCGCGACATTCCTGAAGAGTACAAAGATCAAGCTGAAGAATACCGCGGAAAGCTGATTGAAGCTGTATCTGAACTTGATGAAGAGCTTATGATGAAGTACTTAGAAGGCGAAGAGCTTTCTAACGAAGAAATCAAAGCTGCAATCCGTGCGGCTACACTTACTGTTGAGTTCTACCCGGTAGTATGTGGATCTGCATTCAAAAACAAAGGGGTTCAATTACTAATTGACTCAGTTATTGATTACCTTCCAGCGCCAACTGACGTTGAAGATATCAAAGGTTTTGTTCCTGAAACAGAAGAAGAAGTGACTCGTCCATCATCTGATGACGCACCATTCTCTGCTTTAGCGTTCAAAGTTGCAACTGACCCTTATGTTGGTAAATTAACATTCTTCCGTGTGTACTCTGGTGTTCTTGAGTCAGGTTCATACGTAAGAAACTCTTCTAAAGGTAAACGTGAACGTGTAGGTCGTATCCTGCAAATGCACGCTAACTCCCGTGAAGAGATTTCCCAAGTGTATGCTGGGGATATCGCTGCAGCAGTTGGTCTGAAAGATACTTCAACTGGTGACACACTATGTGATGAAAAGAACCTTGTTATCTTAGAATCAATGGTGTTCCCAGAGCCGGTTATCTCTCTATCTGTTGAGCCTAAATCTAAGGCTGACCAAGATAAAATGACTACTGCTCTACAAAAACTGCAAGAGGAAGATCCAACATTCCGTGCGCATACTGACCAGGAAACTGGACAAGTTATCATCGCAGGTATGGGTGAGCTTCACTTGGATATCATCGTTGACCGTATGAAACGTGAATTCAAAGTAGAAGCTAACGTAGGTGCTCCTCAAGTATCTTACCGTGAGACTTTCCGTGATACGGCTAAAGTTGAAGGTAAGTTCGCTCGTCAATCTGGTGGACGTGGACAATTCGGACACGTTTGGATCGAATTCGCGCCTAACGAAGAAGGTAAAGGATTCGAATTCGAGAACGGTATCGTCGGTGGTGTAGTTCCTCGTGAATACATCCCTGCAGTACAAGCCGGCCTTCAAGATGCTCTTGAAAACGGAGTATTAGCTGGTTTCCCACTAGTTGATGTGAAAGCAAGACTATTCGATGGTTCATACCATGACGTTGACTCCTCTGAGATGGCGTTTAAGATCGCTGCATCTATGGCACTTAAGAATGCTGCTTCTAAATGTAAGCCAGTTATCCTTGAGCCAATGATGAAAGTAGAGGTTGTTATCCCTGAGGAATACCTTGGAGATATCATGGGTGATGTAACTTCCCGTCGTGGTCGCGTAGAAGGTATGGAAGCTCGCGGTAACGCTCAAGTCGTTAAAGCGTTCGTACCACTTTCTGAAATGTTTGGATATGCAACATCCCTTCGTTCTAATACGCAAGGTCGTGGAACATACTCCATGCACTTCGATCACTATGAAGAAGTTCCAAAATCGATTTCTGAAGAAATCATCAAAAAAAATAAAGGTGAATAATTGATTTATTCGCTTTTATAAAGTATAAATAGCTATACTTATTTTCTTTAAAATCAAAGGAGGATTTTCAAATGGGTAAGGAAAAATTTGATCGTTCCAAGCAACATGCGAATATCGGTACAATCGGTCACGTTGACCATGGTAAAACAACTCTAACAGCTGCAATCACAACTACACTTCACAAGAAGTATGGTCGTGGAACTGCAATGGCTTATGACCAAATCGACGGT
The nucleotide sequence above comes from Bacillus sp. KH172YL63. Encoded proteins:
- the rpsG gene encoding 30S ribosomal protein S7; the protein is MPRKGPVAKRDVLPDPMYNSKLVTRLINKIMIDGKRGKAQKKLYAAFDIISERSGKDTMEVFDAALKNIMPVLEVKARRVGGSNYQVPVEVRPERRTTLGLRWLVNYSRLRGEKTMEERLANEILDAANNTGASVKKREDTHKMAEANKAFAHYRW
- the rpoC gene encoding DNA-directed RNA polymerase subunit beta' codes for the protein MLDVNNFEYMKIGLASPDKIRSWSFGEVKKPETINYRTLKPEKDGLFCERIFGPTKDWECHCGKYKRVRYKGVVCDRCGVEVTKAKVRRERMGHIELAAPVSHIWYFKGIPSRMGLVLDMSPRALEEVIYFASYVVTEPGDTALERKQLLSEKEYRAYREKYGVKFQAAMGAEAIKKLLQDIDLDKEADFLKEELKTAQGQRRTRAIKRLEVVESFRNSGNDPDWMILDVLPVIPPELRPMVQLDGGRFATSDLNDLYRRVINRNNRLKRLLDLGAPSIIVQNEKRMLQEAVDALIDNGRRGRPVTGPGNRPLKSLSHMLKGKQGRFRQNLLGKRVDYSGRSVIVVGPNLKMYQCGLPKEMALELFKPFVMKELVEKGLAHNIKSAKRKIERVQPEVWDVLEGVIKEHPVLLNRAPTLHRLGIQAFEPTLVEGRAIRLHPLVCTAYNADFDGDQMAVHVPLSSEAQAEARMLMLAAQNILNPKDGKPVVTPSQDMVLGNYYLTLERENAVGEGMVFTDANEVILAYQNGYVHLHTRIAIHASTINNKTFTEKQNKQLLLTTVGKVLFNEILPETFPFINEPTSTNLEVATPEKYFVDPATDVKEVFQNRELINPFKKGFLGNIIAEVFKKFAITETSRMLDKMKDLGFKYSTKAGITVGIADIVVLAEKEEILIEAQGKVDNVLKQFKRGLITEDERYDRVISIWSAAKDTIQGKLMATLDKRNPIFMMSDSGARGNASNFTQLAGMRGLMANPAGRIIELPIKSSFREGLTVLEYFISTHGARKGLADTALKTADSGYLTRRLVDVAQDVIVREEDCGTDRGLLVGSIKEGTEIIEPLEERLLGRYSRKTLRHPETDEIIITENQLITEDLAKTIIDAGVEHVSIRSAFTCNTRHGVCEKCYGTNLATGQKVEVGEAVGIIAAQSIGEPGTQLTMRTFHTGGVAGDDITQGLPRIQEIFEARNPKGQAVISEIDGVITSISEGKDRQYEITVQGDVETRSYTAPYTARLKFAVNDKVIRGQEITEGSIDPKELLKVRDVSAVQEYLLREVQKVYRMQGVEIGDKHVEVMVRQMMRKVRVIDAGESEVLPGTLMDIHQFRDANEKALFSGKLPATGRPVLLGITKASLETDSFLSAASFQETTRVLTDAAIKGKRDELLGLKENVIIGKLVPAGTGMQRYRKAEPVLAEDTSEETVTVE
- the rpsL gene encoding 30S ribosomal protein S12 is translated as MPTINQLVRKPRQSKSTKSKSPALNKGYNSFKKVHTNLSSPQKRGVCTRVGTMTPKKPNSALRKYARVRLTNGIEVTAYIPGIGHNLQEHSVVLIRGGRVKDLPGVRYHIVRGALDTAGVDGRMQGRSKYGTKRPKAKK
- the rpoB gene encoding DNA-directed RNA polymerase subunit beta is translated as MTGQLVQYGRHRQRRSFARISEVLELPNLIEIQTSSYQWFLDEGLREMFRDISPIEDFTGNLSLEFIDYSLGEPKYSVEESKERDVTYSAPLRVKVRLVNKETGEVKDQDVFMGDFPLMTDTGTFVINGAERVIVSQLVRSPSVYFSGKVDKNGKKGFTATVIPNRGAWLEYETDAKDVVYVRIDRTRKLPVTVLLRALGFGSDQEIIDLIGDNEYIRNTLEKDNTEGIDKALLEIYERLRPGEPPTVENAKSLLVSRFFDPKRYDLANVGRYKMNKKLHIKNRLFGQTLAETLADPETGEILAEKGTVLDRRALDKVIPYLENGIGFKKYQQSGGVLDEDVVLQSIKIYSPNEEGEFEINVISNAYVEEEVKYITPADIISSISYFFNLLHGVGLTDDIDHLGNRRLRSVGELLQNQFRIGLSRMERVVRERMSIQDTNTITPQQLINIRPVIASIKEFFGSSQLSQFMDQTNPLAELTHKRRLSALGPGGLTRERAGFEVRDVHYSHYGRMCPIETPEGPNIGLINSLSSFAKVNKFGFIETPYRRVDPETGKVTDRIDYLTADEEDNYVVAQANARLGEDGAFLDEEVIARFRGENTVIKRERLDYMDVSPKQVVSAATACIPFLENDDSNRALMGANMQRQAVPLMNPESPIVGTGMEHVSAKDSGAAVICKHEGIVEKVEAKQVWVRRVKEIDGQEVKGDLDKYRMQKFIRSNQGTCYNQRPIVSEGDRVVKGEILADGPSMEKGELALGRNVMVGFMTWDGYNYEDAIIMSERLVKDDVYTSIHIEEYESESRDTKLGPEEITRDIPNVGEDALRNLDERGIIRIGAEVKDGDLLVGKVTPKGVTELTAEERLLHAIFGEKAREVRDTSLRVPHGGGGIILDVKVFNREDGDELPPGVNQLVRVYIVQKRKISEGDKMAGRHGNKGVISRILPEEDMPFLPDGTPIDIMLNPLGVPSRMNIGQVLELHLGMAARYLGIHVASPVFDGAREEDVWATIEEAGMARDAKTVLYDGRTGEPFDNRVSVGIMYMIKLAHMVDDKLHARSTGPYSLVTQQPLGGKAQFGGQRFGEMEVWALEAYGAAYTLQEILTVKSDDVVGRVKTYEAIVKGENVPEPGVPESFKVLIKELQSLGMDVKILSSTEEEIEMRDLEDEEEVQQADTLNISESNAKESETVGSKE
- a CDS encoding 50S ribosomal protein L7ae-like protein gives rise to the protein MSYEKVAQAKEIIVGTKQAVKALKTGHVLEVVIAEDADPKVTTKVVQAAIDFHVPVNKVDSMKKLGKSCGIDVGAAAVAIIQ
- the fusA gene encoding elongation factor G, with the translated sequence MPREFSLENTRNIGIMAHIDAGKTTATERILFYTGRIHKIGETHEGASQMDWMEQEQERGITITSAATTAQWKGHRINIIDTPGHVDFTVEVERSLRVLDGAVAVLDAQSGVEPQTETVWRQATTYGVPRVVFVNKMDKIGADFLYSVGTLHERLQANAHPIQLPIGAEDDFEGIIDLVEMKAYFYEDDLGTRAEARDIPEEYKDQAEEYRGKLIEAVSELDEELMMKYLEGEELSNEEIKAAIRAATLTVEFYPVVCGSAFKNKGVQLLIDSVIDYLPAPTDVEDIKGFVPETEEEVTRPSSDDAPFSALAFKVATDPYVGKLTFFRVYSGVLESGSYVRNSSKGKRERVGRILQMHANSREEISQVYAGDIAAAVGLKDTSTGDTLCDEKNLVILESMVFPEPVISLSVEPKSKADQDKMTTALQKLQEEDPTFRAHTDQETGQVIIAGMGELHLDIIVDRMKREFKVEANVGAPQVSYRETFRDTAKVEGKFARQSGGRGQFGHVWIEFAPNEEGKGFEFENGIVGGVVPREYIPAVQAGLQDALENGVLAGFPLVDVKARLFDGSYHDVDSSEMAFKIAASMALKNAASKCKPVILEPMMKVEVVIPEEYLGDIMGDVTSRRGRVEGMEARGNAQVVKAFVPLSEMFGYATSLRSNTQGRGTYSMHFDHYEEVPKSISEEIIKKNKGE